CACGCTCCTGCTCGACCGTTCTGTCTCGATGGTTCCGCCACCGGAGTCAACGCTGTGATAGGGGATGCTGTCGATGCATTGACTGCATTCCATGCGGTCCATTCCACACTGTGTCACGACGTCTTCATTCACTGCGTGTGTGGCACTGTTCGCCATGAGTTTGCTTGGAATCGCAATGAGAAATGAATCTGAATCGAAACAGAATTGGTTCTTGCCCCTTCGGAATGTTTGGTGGAATTGAGTTCAATCCGTCGCGGTTCTTGATTTCGATACAAAGCAGATGGCACTTCATTCACGTCGGATGGAATTCTGTGCAATTCCGCTGGAAATGCAGTCTGGCGGAAGCAGAAACATGCACTTGGGTGTGGCGCGGCATTTGCAGTCAATTGAATATCGCTCGTTGCAGATTCGTTGAAGCGGTCTGCAGCAAATTGGAATCGCTTGTGAGAAATCCACGAATCAAGCCGGTCCGGTAATCCCGATCGTCGTTGACTGCAACTGGAGGAAAACCCCGTGAGGAAGCTCTCCATCTCTGTGATCCTGCTGTTCGCAGGCTGCGTGCTCGCTCCCGGAGTCGGCCACGCGCAGGAATCCGGGTCCGTTGTGGGCTGGGGAAGCCAGGTGGTCGTGGCACAGGATGAGCTGGAGGGTCTTGTGGAACTGGCTGCTGGCAGCTACCACAGTCTGGGCCTGAAAGCAGACGGATCCATCACGGCCTGGGGACACAATCTGGCTGGTGAGTGCATTGTGCCATCACCCAACACGTCGTTCATTTCGATCGCTGCGGGAAACTCCTTCAGCCTGGGCCTCAAGGCAGACGGGTCCATCATGGCCTGGGGGGGCAATTCTTCTGGAGAGCTTGATGTTCCGGATCCCAACGTGGGTTACGTCGCGATTGCGGCGGGTTCTGTTCATTGTCTGGGTCTTCAGGCCGATGGGTCAATAACAGCATGGGGAGACAATTGGTTCGGCCAGATAGATGTTCCCGCACCCAACATGGACTTCGTGGCGATTTCGGCCGGCAACACATTCAGCATGGGCCTCAAGGCCGATGGGGCCATCGTGGCCTGGGGATTCAACTTCCATGGAGAGTGCAATGTCCCGGAGCCCAATACGGACTTCATTGATCTCTCAAGTGGCGGTGGCCACAGCCTGGGCCTGAAGGCGGATGGGTGCATCGTTGCCTGGGGAAGCAATGACTTCGGACAATGCGATGTTCCCGAACCCAATACGGACTTTGTCGCACTTGCGGCCGGTAACACATTCAGCCTGGGCCTGAAGGCCGATGGATCCATTGTAGCCTGGGGAAACGTTGGGTCGGTCCCTGCGCCCAACACGGAGTTCGTCGCGCTTGCGGCGGGAGATGAATTCAGTCTGGGCCTGAATGCCGACGGCTCCCTGGCGGCCTGGGGTTACAATTACTATGGACAGTGCAGTCTTCCTGTGCCCAATGTGGAGTTTGTCGCACTCGCCGCGGGGGAGGGCCACGGTCTGGGCCTCAGGACGGACGGATCCATCATTGCCTGGGGCGGCGATGGGTATGGCCAGTGCGATGTTCCCGCACCCAACGCGGATTTCATGGCACTTGCCCGGGGCAGGTATCACAGTCTTGGCCTCAAGAATGACGGGTCGATTGTTGCCTGGGGAAACAATGAACACGGCCAGTGCGATGTACCCGAACCAAACACGGGATTCATCGCGCTTGAAGGCGGCATGGTCTGCAGCATGGGCCTGAAGGCGGATGGGTCCATCGTGGCCTGGGGAAGCAACCAGTATGGCCAGTGCGACATTCCATCACCCAACGAGGAGTTCGTGGCCATCGCACAGGGACACCGTCACAGTCTGGGTCTGAAGTCCGATGGCTCGATCGTGGCTTGGGGATCCAACAGTTCTGGTCAATGCACTGTGCCCGAACCCAATACGGATTTTTCGGCCCTGGCAGGGGGCACCTCTCACAGTCTGGGTCTGAAGGCCGATGGATCCATCGTGGCCTGGGGCAACAATCGATATGGCCAGTGCGTCGTTCCCGAACCGAACTCGGATTTCGTGGCACTTTCGGCGGGTACGGAACACAGCTTCGGCCTGAAAGCTGACGGATCGATCGTGTCCTGGGGGCGCAACAACGTTGGCCAGGGCAGCGTCCCGACACCAAATTCGAATTTCCTGGCGATCGCGGCCGGTGGGGATTTCAGTCTGGGTATTCAGTCAGCAAGTACCGGTATGGGCGAACCGGTTGTCGCTCGTGTACTTCCGGCCAGCCTGCGGATCCAATCCGTGTTTCCCAATCCTTTCAATCCTTCCACGACCATTTCCTTTGAAACACGGGCGGCGGGGCCGCTCTCTCTGGCCGTGTACGACATCGCCGGTCGCCGGGTGAGCTGGCGGGCTCTCGGCACTCTTTCCGCCGGAAGTCATCAAGTCAGCTGGGACGGTCTGACCGCAGACGGCTTGCCAGCCGCATCAGGCTGCTACTTCCTGCAGTTGCGGAATGCTTCAGGGGACCTTCAGAGCAGGAAGTGTCTGCTCCTGAGGTGACCAGGCAACCGCAGAATCCAATCCTCGGATGGCCCTGCACCTCGTTACTCTGTCAGGTCCGGGTGACCCAAAGCCAACACCGAACGACAGACATGGCAGGCATGATTCCGTGCATCGGGGCGGAATGATGCTTTGAGTGTCGCTCTGGCGGAAGTACTTTCGTCGTCCAACTATCAGGCCGAACGAAGTTAAATGCGAAACGGCCCGTCATGTGGCCGCAGCGCTTGCGTACCCGCATATGGGTACGGTAACGTTGAGTGGCTTCCCCTGGCTCCTCGGATTCAATTAGCGGAAGGCGCACAACTGGTCCTGGAATTCTGTTGTGTCATCAGGAGGTACCGATTTGCGCTGGTTTTAGAGCAAGGCAAGAATTTTGTAGGACACGGACGGACCCGAAGAGTCTGCTTACTCAATGTTGGGCGGACTGCAACTAAGAATGCGGTGCGATGGAGCGGTGAAAACGCGAGGAGAAGTGAAAGATGAGCGGAGTGAACCAACGCTTTCCGCTGCTCGTCCAGTTTGAGTTTCACCCGGAGTCGAAAGACGCTGCTGCCGCAGCGGCGTACTTGCACGAGGTGCTGAACGCGGACCCGGCGGTACCGGGCCTTCAGATCCCGACTTGCTTCACGCCCAACGACGGCTCGGGAGAACCGCCCGAACCTGCAGTCGCCACCGAGGCTGACCGCGTGCTCGTGGTGTTGCTGGCGGATGACCATCTGGCGGTTTCTGCGAGCAAACGGACGAAGAGCGGAAGGAGGTGGGGCGAGTACGCAACCAAACTTCGCGAGATCACCGAGGCCGCTGGGCACCGCTTCATGCCAGTGCAGCTCACCGAGAGCGCGTGGCCAATCGACAAGCGGCTCGACGACACGAACTTCCTTCGAGCATGGGCGATCGACGGGATCGAAGAGCGGCACAGTTTCATCGCGCGACGTCTCGTTCATCTTCTGATTCGAAGGCTACGGCCACACACTGAGAACGAGGACGGGCCGCCGGTCACGATCTTCCTCAGTCACACCAAAATGGACCTCGAGCACGAGCCGCGCGTCGTGAAGAC
The genomic region above belongs to Candidatus Delongbacteria bacterium and contains:
- a CDS encoding T9SS type A sorting domain-containing protein, giving the protein MRKLSISVILLFAGCVLAPGVGHAQESGSVVGWGSQVVVAQDELEGLVELAAGSYHSLGLKADGSITAWGHNLAGECIVPSPNTSFISIAAGNSFSLGLKADGSIMAWGGNSSGELDVPDPNVGYVAIAAGSVHCLGLQADGSITAWGDNWFGQIDVPAPNMDFVAISAGNTFSMGLKADGAIVAWGFNFHGECNVPEPNTDFIDLSSGGGHSLGLKADGCIVAWGSNDFGQCDVPEPNTDFVALAAGNTFSLGLKADGSIVAWGNVGSVPAPNTEFVALAAGDEFSLGLNADGSLAAWGYNYYGQCSLPVPNVEFVALAAGEGHGLGLRTDGSIIAWGGDGYGQCDVPAPNADFMALARGRYHSLGLKNDGSIVAWGNNEHGQCDVPEPNTGFIALEGGMVCSMGLKADGSIVAWGSNQYGQCDIPSPNEEFVAIAQGHRHSLGLKSDGSIVAWGSNSSGQCTVPEPNTDFSALAGGTSHSLGLKADGSIVAWGNNRYGQCVVPEPNSDFVALSAGTEHSFGLKADGSIVSWGRNNVGQGSVPTPNSNFLAIAAGGDFSLGIQSASTGMGEPVVARVLPASLRIQSVFPNPFNPSTTISFETRAAGPLSLAVYDIAGRRVSWRALGTLSAGSHQVSWDGLTADGLPAASGCYFLQLRNASGDLQSRKCLLLR